Proteins found in one Syngnathus acus chromosome 9, fSynAcu1.2, whole genome shotgun sequence genomic segment:
- the stx2b gene encoding syntaxin-2 isoform X1 gives MKDRLVELTASRTSAEEDVAVAVDRDGFMEGFFRRVEEVRGLTDRIFDQVEDVKKMHSMILSAPHPDDKTKDRLNALTNDIKGNANVVRTKLKSMEQSMPKDDATNRSSVDFRIQKTQHMVLCRKFVEVMTQYNETQVSFRERSKGRIQRQLEITGRVTTNEELEDMLESGIPSIFTSDIISDSKITRQAVDEIESRHQDIIQLESSIRELHAMFMDMAMLVETQGEMVNNIENNVSNAAEYICRAKEETKKAVRYQKKSRRKYIILAFVLLILLAVIALIVGLSVGLTKPPA, from the exons ATGAAGGATCGACTGGTTGAGCTGACTGCT AGTAGAACATCGGCAGAGGAAGATGTTGCAGTCGCAGTGGACCGAGATGGTTTCATGGAGGGCTTCTTCAGGAGG GTTGAAGAGGTTCGAGGGCTCACTGATCGGATATTCGACCAAGTGGAAGATGTGAAGAAGATGCACAGCATGATACTGTCTGCACCTCACCCAGATGACA AAACAAAGGATCGTCTTAATGCACTGACCAATGATATCAAAGGGAATGCCAATGTGGTGCgaacaaaactaaaat CCATGGAGCAAAGCATGCCTAAAGATGACGCGACTAATAGATCCTCTGTTGACTTCAGAATCCAGAAAACACAG CACATGGTGCTGTGCAGGAAGTTTGTGGAGGTGATGACCCAGTACAATGAGACACAAGTTTCCTTTAGGGAGCGAAGCAAAGGACGGATCCAAAGACAGTTGGAGATAA CTGGAAGAGTGACCACCAATGAAGAACTGGAAGACATGCTCGAGAGTGGAATCCCATCCATCTTCACATCTGAT ataatcTCAGACTCTAAGATCACACGTCAGGCCGTGGATGAGATAGAGTCACGGCATCAGGACATCATACAACTGGAGTCCAGCATTAGAGAGTTACATGCCATGTTCATGGACATGGCAATGCTTGTTGAAACTCAG GGTGAAATGGTCAATAACATTGAGAACAATGTTTCCAATGCAGCTGAATACATTTGTCGAGCCAAAGAAGAAACCAAAAAAGCAGTAAGATACCAGAAAAAATCCAGGCGG AAATATATAATCCTTGCCTTTGTTCTCCTGATCCTGCTTGCTGTCATTGCTTTGATTGTTGGCTTGTCTGTTGGACTAACTAAACCTCCTGCCTGA
- the stx2b gene encoding syntaxin-2 isoform X3 — MKDRLVELTASRTSAEEDVAVAVDRDGFMEGFFRRVEEVRGLTDRIFDQVEDVKKMHSMILSAPHPDDKTKDRLNALTNDIKGNANVVRTKLKSMEQSMPKDDATNRSSVDFRIQKTQHMVLCRKFVEVMTQYNETQVSFRERSKGRIQRQLEITGRVTTNEELEDMLESGIPSIFTSDIISDSKITRQAVDEIESRHQDIIQLESSIRELHAMFMDMAMLVETQGEMVNNIENNVSNAAEYICRAKEETKKAVRYQKKSRRIRAVEHVA, encoded by the exons ATGAAGGATCGACTGGTTGAGCTGACTGCT AGTAGAACATCGGCAGAGGAAGATGTTGCAGTCGCAGTGGACCGAGATGGTTTCATGGAGGGCTTCTTCAGGAGG GTTGAAGAGGTTCGAGGGCTCACTGATCGGATATTCGACCAAGTGGAAGATGTGAAGAAGATGCACAGCATGATACTGTCTGCACCTCACCCAGATGACA AAACAAAGGATCGTCTTAATGCACTGACCAATGATATCAAAGGGAATGCCAATGTGGTGCgaacaaaactaaaat CCATGGAGCAAAGCATGCCTAAAGATGACGCGACTAATAGATCCTCTGTTGACTTCAGAATCCAGAAAACACAG CACATGGTGCTGTGCAGGAAGTTTGTGGAGGTGATGACCCAGTACAATGAGACACAAGTTTCCTTTAGGGAGCGAAGCAAAGGACGGATCCAAAGACAGTTGGAGATAA CTGGAAGAGTGACCACCAATGAAGAACTGGAAGACATGCTCGAGAGTGGAATCCCATCCATCTTCACATCTGAT ataatcTCAGACTCTAAGATCACACGTCAGGCCGTGGATGAGATAGAGTCACGGCATCAGGACATCATACAACTGGAGTCCAGCATTAGAGAGTTACATGCCATGTTCATGGACATGGCAATGCTTGTTGAAACTCAG GGTGAAATGGTCAATAACATTGAGAACAATGTTTCCAATGCAGCTGAATACATTTGTCGAGCCAAAGAAGAAACCAAAAAAGCAGTAAGATACCAGAAAAAATCCAGGCGG ATTAGAGCTGTGGAACATGTAGCATaa
- the stx2b gene encoding syntaxin-2 isoform X2, translating into MKDRLVELTASRTSAEEDVAVAVDRDGFMEGFFRRVEEVRGLTDRIFDQVEDVKKMHSMILSAPHPDDKTKDRLNALTNDIKGNANVVRTKLKSMEQSMPKDDATNRSSVDFRIQKTQHMVLCRKFVEVMTQYNETQVSFRERSKGRIQRQLEITGRVTTNEELEDMLESGIPSIFTSDIISDSKITRQAVDEIESRHQDIIQLESSIRELHAMFMDMAMLVETQGEMVNNIENNVSNAAEYICRAKEETKKAVRYQKKSRRKLLCLAVCGLAAVLILLIALVGAFV; encoded by the exons ATGAAGGATCGACTGGTTGAGCTGACTGCT AGTAGAACATCGGCAGAGGAAGATGTTGCAGTCGCAGTGGACCGAGATGGTTTCATGGAGGGCTTCTTCAGGAGG GTTGAAGAGGTTCGAGGGCTCACTGATCGGATATTCGACCAAGTGGAAGATGTGAAGAAGATGCACAGCATGATACTGTCTGCACCTCACCCAGATGACA AAACAAAGGATCGTCTTAATGCACTGACCAATGATATCAAAGGGAATGCCAATGTGGTGCgaacaaaactaaaat CCATGGAGCAAAGCATGCCTAAAGATGACGCGACTAATAGATCCTCTGTTGACTTCAGAATCCAGAAAACACAG CACATGGTGCTGTGCAGGAAGTTTGTGGAGGTGATGACCCAGTACAATGAGACACAAGTTTCCTTTAGGGAGCGAAGCAAAGGACGGATCCAAAGACAGTTGGAGATAA CTGGAAGAGTGACCACCAATGAAGAACTGGAAGACATGCTCGAGAGTGGAATCCCATCCATCTTCACATCTGAT ataatcTCAGACTCTAAGATCACACGTCAGGCCGTGGATGAGATAGAGTCACGGCATCAGGACATCATACAACTGGAGTCCAGCATTAGAGAGTTACATGCCATGTTCATGGACATGGCAATGCTTGTTGAAACTCAG GGTGAAATGGTCAATAACATTGAGAACAATGTTTCCAATGCAGCTGAATACATTTGTCGAGCCAAAGAAGAAACCAAAAAAGCAGTAAGATACCAGAAAAAATCCAGGCGG AAGTTGCTCTGCCTTGCTGTGTGCGGACTTGCAGCTGTCCTCATTTTACTCATTGCACTAGTTGGTGCCTTTGTGTGA